A window from Hymenobacter volaticus encodes these proteins:
- a CDS encoding alpha-L-arabinofuranosidase C-terminal domain-containing protein translates to MSGLALLGAVTGNTALAQGTAAPGTITVQVNKPGAPIAKTMYGLFFEDINFAADGGLYPELVKNKSFETDENLVGWRAIKGAAALSTYLVSSQQPISATNNHFLRLTTPTASPDAGFINEGFRGMGVKQDAEYTFSVYLRKGPGNVSGLNVTIEEPGRGGNGPEAASSGKVLAETKITGLTNEWKKYTAVLKSSGTAAKARLKITMEGAGTIDLDVVSLFPKDTWQKRENGLRTDLVQLLKDMKPGFLRFPGGCIVEGRTLDERYQWKETIGDVASRKPLINRWNTEFKHKFTPDYYQSFGLGFFEYFQLSEDIGAEPLPILNVGMACQFNSAELAPITASGPNAGNAATGDLTLDTFIQDALDLIEFANGATSSPWGAKRAAMGHAAPFNLKYIGIGNEQWGPQYLERYEPFAKAIKAKYPNMQIVSSAGPSPDGPLFEAASKRLGVLKAEFVDEHYYAKPEWFRQNVGRYDNYPRTGPKIFAGEYAAQSVAIGSPDNKNSWDCAISEAAFMTGLERNADVVNMASYAPLFAHVDAWQWTPDMIWFDNLKAYGTPNYYVQKMYSTNAGTTMLPVQMPNNAKNGTDNLFASAVADDKAGDIVVKLVNYSNDARPVKLNLAGVKKMGKSAKAIVLASNDLQAVNSLQEPTKLARKKSSSKYRLRR, encoded by the coding sequence GTGTCCGGCTTAGCGCTTTTAGGCGCTGTAACCGGGAATACGGCACTAGCGCAAGGCACTGCCGCGCCGGGTACCATCACGGTGCAAGTAAACAAGCCGGGTGCGCCTATTGCCAAAACCATGTACGGCTTGTTTTTCGAGGATATCAACTTCGCCGCCGACGGTGGGTTGTACCCGGAACTGGTAAAAAACAAGTCGTTTGAAACCGACGAGAACCTCGTGGGTTGGCGTGCTATTAAGGGCGCCGCGGCTTTGTCGACTTACCTGGTTTCCAGTCAGCAGCCCATCAGCGCTACCAACAACCACTTCCTGCGCCTGACGACCCCCACAGCTAGCCCGGATGCGGGTTTCATCAACGAGGGTTTCCGGGGCATGGGCGTGAAGCAAGACGCTGAATACACTTTTTCGGTGTATCTGCGGAAGGGTCCGGGCAACGTAAGCGGCCTGAACGTGACGATAGAAGAGCCCGGCCGTGGCGGAAACGGACCGGAAGCTGCCTCGTCAGGAAAAGTACTGGCGGAAACCAAAATCACGGGCCTAACGAACGAGTGGAAAAAGTACACCGCCGTGCTTAAATCCTCGGGTACGGCTGCCAAGGCGCGTCTCAAAATAACAATGGAAGGCGCCGGTACCATTGACCTCGACGTGGTGTCGCTGTTCCCAAAAGATACTTGGCAGAAGCGCGAGAACGGTTTACGGACCGATTTGGTGCAGTTGCTCAAGGACATGAAGCCCGGCTTCCTGCGTTTCCCCGGTGGCTGCATCGTGGAAGGCCGCACCTTGGACGAGCGGTATCAGTGGAAAGAAACCATTGGCGATGTTGCTAGCCGCAAACCTTTGATTAACCGCTGGAACACCGAATTCAAGCACAAATTCACGCCCGACTATTACCAATCGTTCGGGTTGGGCTTCTTCGAGTACTTCCAGCTTTCCGAGGACATTGGCGCCGAGCCACTCCCCATCCTCAACGTGGGCATGGCCTGCCAGTTCAACTCAGCCGAGCTGGCACCCATCACGGCATCGGGTCCGAATGCGGGCAATGCTGCTACCGGCGACCTGACGCTGGACACGTTTATTCAAGATGCGCTAGATCTGATCGAGTTTGCCAACGGTGCTACGTCTAGCCCTTGGGGCGCCAAGCGGGCGGCAATGGGCCATGCGGCACCGTTCAATCTGAAGTATATCGGTATCGGCAACGAGCAGTGGGGCCCGCAGTATTTGGAGCGCTACGAGCCGTTTGCTAAAGCCATCAAAGCCAAGTACCCGAACATGCAAATCGTGTCGAGTGCTGGCCCGAGCCCCGACGGGCCGCTGTTTGAAGCGGCTTCTAAGCGCCTAGGTGTGCTGAAGGCTGAGTTTGTAGACGAGCACTACTACGCCAAGCCCGAGTGGTTCCGCCAAAACGTAGGCCGCTATGACAACTATCCCCGCACCGGTCCGAAAATCTTCGCTGGCGAGTACGCCGCGCAAAGTGTCGCTATTGGTAGCCCCGACAACAAGAACAGCTGGGACTGTGCTATTTCGGAAGCGGCTTTCATGACCGGCTTGGAGCGCAACGCCGACGTGGTGAACATGGCCTCGTACGCCCCGCTTTTCGCTCACGTAGATGCGTGGCAGTGGACGCCCGACATGATTTGGTTCGACAACCTCAAGGCCTACGGCACGCCAAACTACTATGTGCAGAAGATGTACAGCACCAACGCGGGCACAACCATGCTGCCTGTGCAGATGCCGAACAATGCCAAGAATGGCACCGATAACCTCTTCGCCAGCGCCGTAGCCGACGACAAAGCCGGTGACATTGTGGTGAAACTGGTGAATTACTCCAACGACGCGCGTCCGGTGAAGCTGAACCTGGCCGGGGTGAAGAAAATGGGTAAGTCGGCCAAGGCCATTGTACTTGCCAGCAATGACCTGCAAGCCGTGAACAGCTTGCAGGAGCCTACCAAACTCGCCCGAAAGAAGAGCAGTTCAAAGTATCGTCTTCGACGGTGA
- a CDS encoding NPCBM/NEW2 domain-containing protein has translation MNLLHKSIVAAGLFGSMAAPAFSQTKSVPKTDFHQWAATPPMGWNSWDCYGPTVVEAEVKANADYMAKNLKSSGWDYVVVDIRWYVGNDTAHGYNEKDPDFNIDQYGRFIPAPNRFPSAAGGKGFKPLADYMHAKGLKFGIHIMRGVPVVAVNRKLPILGSKATAADIYTKEGQGTWLRDMYTVVAGKPGAQEYYNSIFKLYASWGVDFVKVDDLSSPYHAPEVEMIRKAIDLTGRKMVLSTSPGETPIANAKHVQANANMWRTVGDFWDSWEQLKEHFEVCDRWSPYIMTGAWPDADMLPMGRLGIRAERGDDRMTRFTKDEQYTLMSLWSIFRSPLMFGGDLPSNDAFTLSLLTNKEVLAMHSNSRNNRQLFRKNDLVAWTADDPKTGDKYLAVFNAQDQELLPETAAAWSSGQITRQTPGQSKNANIDITGATKLYLNVRNGGDDTGWDHANWLAPTLSNGTKTVSLTTIPWKQATAGWGKSTVNKSVSGGQLIVDGKTYADGIGTHSNSIIEFDVPPGYTRFKTTAGLDKAAASQNTGGTINCLIFTKSPYTPAPADSSRIVVPLQQLGFSSACTVRNMWTGKTVGEFTGEFAPFIRRHGAGLYRISAKK, from the coding sequence ATGAATCTTCTGCACAAGTCGATAGTGGCCGCTGGCCTGTTTGGGAGCATGGCGGCTCCGGCCTTCAGTCAAACCAAGTCCGTCCCTAAAACTGATTTCCATCAGTGGGCGGCCACACCGCCCATGGGCTGGAACAGCTGGGACTGTTATGGCCCCACCGTGGTAGAAGCCGAGGTGAAAGCCAACGCCGACTACATGGCCAAAAACCTGAAAAGCAGCGGCTGGGACTACGTGGTGGTTGACATCCGGTGGTACGTCGGCAACGATACAGCGCACGGCTACAACGAGAAGGACCCGGATTTCAACATCGACCAGTACGGGCGCTTCATTCCGGCCCCGAATCGGTTTCCCTCGGCGGCCGGCGGCAAAGGCTTCAAGCCGCTGGCCGACTACATGCACGCCAAAGGGTTGAAGTTCGGGATTCATATTATGCGCGGCGTGCCGGTGGTGGCTGTGAACCGCAAACTGCCCATCTTGGGAAGCAAGGCCACCGCCGCCGACATCTACACCAAAGAGGGGCAGGGGACGTGGCTGCGCGACATGTACACTGTGGTGGCTGGCAAGCCCGGCGCGCAGGAGTACTACAATTCCATTTTCAAGCTCTACGCGTCGTGGGGCGTGGATTTCGTGAAGGTTGATGACCTGTCGTCGCCGTACCACGCGCCGGAAGTGGAGATGATTCGGAAGGCCATTGACCTGACGGGCCGCAAGATGGTGCTCAGCACCTCGCCTGGCGAAACGCCCATTGCCAATGCCAAGCACGTGCAAGCCAACGCCAACATGTGGCGCACCGTCGGCGACTTTTGGGACAGTTGGGAACAGCTCAAAGAGCACTTCGAGGTCTGCGACCGATGGTCGCCGTATATTATGACCGGGGCGTGGCCGGATGCCGATATGCTGCCCATGGGCCGATTGGGCATTCGGGCCGAGCGCGGCGACGACCGGATGACGCGCTTCACCAAAGACGAGCAGTACACCCTGATGTCGTTGTGGTCGATATTCCGTTCGCCGCTGATGTTTGGCGGCGACCTGCCGAGCAATGATGCTTTCACGCTCTCGTTGCTGACCAACAAGGAAGTGCTAGCTATGCACAGCAACAGCCGCAACAACCGCCAGTTGTTCCGCAAAAACGACCTAGTAGCCTGGACCGCCGACGACCCCAAAACCGGCGACAAGTATCTGGCCGTCTTCAACGCCCAAGACCAAGAATTGCTGCCTGAAACTGCCGCCGCGTGGTCGAGCGGCCAAATCACGCGCCAGACGCCCGGTCAAAGCAAAAACGCCAACATCGACATCACCGGCGCGACCAAGCTCTACCTGAACGTGCGCAATGGCGGCGACGACACCGGTTGGGACCACGCCAACTGGCTAGCGCCGACGCTCTCCAACGGCACTAAAACTGTATCCCTAACTACCATACCCTGGAAACAAGCCACGGCAGGGTGGGGGAAGTCAACGGTAAACAAGAGCGTGTCGGGCGGCCAGTTGATAGTGGATGGAAAAACCTATGCCGATGGCATCGGGACGCACTCCAACTCGATAATAGAATTTGATGTGCCGCCCGGTTACACCCGTTTCAAAACCACCGCGGGCCTCGATAAAGCGGCGGCCAGCCAAAATACGGGTGGTACCATCAATTGCCTGATCTTCACGAAGAGCCCCTACACGCCAGCCCCGGCCGATTCTTCGCGCATCGTGGTGCCGTTGCAGCAGTTGGGCTTTTCATCCGCCTGCACCGTGCGCAATATGTGGACCGGCAAAACAGTAGGGGAATTTACCGGGGAGTTTGCGCCGTTTATTCGTCGGCATGGTGCGGGCTTGTACCGAATTTCTGCCAAGAAGTAA
- a CDS encoding DeoR/GlpR family DNA-binding transcription regulator, whose amino-acid sequence MNPSSTQRHQHILQRLQEQQHVDVLDLCEELNVSAVTIRKDLKLLEEKELLFRTHGGAALENPYIKDRPVNEKELLYVDEKAGIATAAAALLHAQEAVIMASGTTIVALARALPPHLPLTVITAALNVGLELVNHPEIEVLQLGGYLRHSSSSVTGPQAEQVLADISCQKLFLGVDGIDLDFGLTTTNSGEAHLNQVMLRAAQEIIVLADSSKFGKRGFSRICGLEQVHRIITDRGISSQDAKALKERGIKLTIV is encoded by the coding sequence ATGAATCCTTCGAGCACCCAAAGGCACCAACATATTCTGCAACGCTTACAAGAGCAACAACACGTTGACGTTCTCGACTTATGCGAGGAACTGAACGTGTCGGCTGTAACGATTCGGAAGGATTTGAAACTCTTGGAAGAGAAGGAACTACTGTTTCGCACGCACGGCGGAGCAGCTTTGGAAAACCCGTACATTAAGGACAGGCCCGTCAACGAAAAAGAGTTGCTGTACGTGGACGAGAAAGCCGGTATTGCAACCGCGGCAGCAGCACTCTTGCACGCACAAGAAGCTGTAATTATGGCCTCTGGCACTACCATAGTAGCCCTTGCGCGGGCCCTCCCACCCCACCTTCCCCTGACGGTCATCACCGCAGCGCTGAATGTGGGCCTAGAGCTAGTCAATCATCCGGAAATAGAAGTGTTACAGCTAGGAGGCTATTTGCGGCACAGTTCTTCCTCGGTTACAGGGCCGCAAGCCGAACAAGTACTGGCAGATATTTCTTGCCAAAAGCTGTTCTTGGGCGTCGATGGCATCGACCTCGATTTTGGCCTCACCACGACCAATTCCGGTGAAGCCCACCTCAACCAAGTTATGTTGCGCGCCGCGCAGGAAATCATCGTGCTAGCCGATTCCTCGAAGTTCGGTAAGCGCGGCTTCAGCCGCATTTGTGGCCTCGAACAAGTCCACCGCATCATCACCGACCGAGGCATTTCCAGTCAAGATGCTAAGGCCTTGAAAGAGAGAGGCATTAAACTAACTATTGTGTAG
- a CDS encoding glycerol-3-phosphate dehydrogenase/oxidase, whose translation MSSTISPAQFQRQTLLQHLHEQVVWDLLVIGGGATGLGVALDGISRGYKTLLLEQVDYAKGTSSRSTKLVHGGVRYLAQGDVALVREALYERGLLLKNAPHLVKNQDFIIPNYEWWGGPFYTIGLKMYDLLAGKLSLGASVHLSKQETLQRLPNIKAEGLKGGVLYHDGQFDDARLAINLAQTAIEQGGTLLNHFEVRGLLKDAQGNIAGVTAADQETGTTYQVRAKAVVNATGIFVDDILQMDKPGGKKLVRPSQGVHIVLDKSFLPGDDALMIPKTDDGRVLFAVPWHNRVVVGTTDTPLKEYSQEPQALEEEIEFILRTAGRYLTRAPKRNDALSVFAGLRPLAATEGGGEKTQEISRSHKILVSEAGLITITGGKWTTYRRMGQDTVDKAIALGKLPTAQSQTAHLPIHGAQATPDRSNHLYVYGTDQPALQRLIVEHPELSEKLDSTLEFLKVEVVWAARYEMARTVEDVLARRVRVLFLDAHAALRIAPKVAALLAQELGYDEAWQQEQVVAFRQVAQHYLLESQEVLQPEKV comes from the coding sequence ATGTCAAGCACTATCTCACCCGCTCAGTTTCAGCGCCAAACACTTTTGCAGCACTTACACGAGCAAGTAGTTTGGGATTTGCTCGTGATTGGAGGCGGCGCAACCGGGTTGGGGGTAGCCCTTGACGGCATCAGTCGGGGCTACAAAACCTTGTTGCTGGAGCAGGTGGACTACGCCAAGGGTACGAGCAGCCGTAGCACCAAACTAGTGCATGGCGGCGTGCGGTATTTAGCGCAGGGCGACGTAGCACTGGTGCGTGAGGCATTGTACGAGCGGGGTTTGTTACTAAAAAACGCGCCTCACTTGGTCAAAAACCAAGATTTCATCATTCCAAACTACGAATGGTGGGGCGGCCCATTCTACACCATCGGGCTGAAGATGTATGACTTGCTGGCCGGCAAGCTGAGCTTGGGCGCGTCGGTGCACCTCAGCAAACAAGAAACGCTACAGCGTCTACCCAACATTAAAGCTGAGGGGCTAAAAGGCGGCGTGCTCTACCACGATGGTCAGTTCGACGATGCCCGCTTGGCCATCAACCTTGCCCAAACGGCCATCGAGCAAGGTGGCACCCTGCTCAACCACTTCGAGGTGCGCGGGCTGCTGAAAGACGCGCAAGGCAACATAGCGGGCGTAACTGCCGCCGACCAAGAAACCGGTACCACTTATCAGGTGCGCGCCAAAGCCGTAGTGAATGCCACCGGCATCTTCGTAGACGACATTCTGCAGATGGATAAGCCCGGCGGCAAAAAGCTGGTGCGCCCAAGCCAAGGCGTCCACATCGTCCTCGACAAGTCGTTTCTACCCGGCGATGACGCCCTGATGATTCCGAAAACCGACGACGGACGCGTGCTTTTCGCGGTGCCGTGGCACAACCGCGTGGTAGTAGGCACTACCGATACGCCCCTCAAGGAATACAGCCAGGAACCGCAGGCCTTGGAAGAAGAAATCGAGTTTATTTTGCGCACCGCAGGCCGCTATCTTACCCGCGCGCCCAAGCGCAACGATGCGCTGAGCGTATTTGCGGGGCTACGGCCACTGGCCGCAACGGAAGGCGGGGGTGAGAAAACGCAGGAGATTTCGCGTAGCCACAAAATCTTGGTGTCAGAAGCCGGCCTGATTACCATCACCGGCGGCAAGTGGACCACTTACCGTCGCATGGGCCAGGACACAGTTGACAAAGCCATTGCGCTAGGCAAACTGCCCACTGCCCAAAGCCAAACGGCTCACCTGCCCATCCACGGCGCCCAAGCCACCCCCGACCGGAGCAACCACCTCTACGTGTACGGCACCGACCAGCCGGCCTTGCAACGGCTTATCGTTGAGCACCCCGAGTTAAGCGAAAAGCTAGACAGCACCCTGGAATTCCTGAAAGTGGAAGTAGTATGGGCTGCCCGCTACGAAATGGCCCGCACCGTGGAAGATGTGCTGGCCCGGCGGGTACGTGTGCTGTTCCTCGATGCTCACGCCGCCCTCCGAATAGCTCCGAAAGTGGCGGCCTTGCTAGCCCAAGAACTCGGCTACGATGAGGCCTGGCAGCAAGAGCAAGTAGTGGCATTCCGGCAGGTAGCTCAACATTATTTGCTGGAAAGCCAAGAAGTTCTGCAGCCAGAAAAGGTGTAG